TCAGCCGAGGAGACTGAGCGTCTGCTCGACGCCCCAGCCGCCGACGCGCCGTCGGCCTAGCGCGAGCCGCGCGCGGGGGATCCATGTCGCGCCTGGTCTACGGCGTGCGCCCGGTCGGCGAGTTGCTGCGGCGGCGCGCGAGTGAGATTCAAAGCCTGTGGCTGGCGGCTGAGCGCAACGCTGCGGCCGAGCCGATCCAGGCGCTGCGCGGCGTCGCCGAGGCGCAGGGGCTGGCGCCGCAGATAGTGCCGCGCGAGCAGCTCGACGCGCTCTGCGGCGGCGAGTCGCATCAGGGCGTCGCGGCGATTGTCTGCGACTTCGACTACGTCGATCTCGAAGACCTGGTGCCTGCGGGCGCCACGCCCGCGCCGCTGATCATCGCGGTCGACGGGGTGACCGATCCACAGAACCTCGGGGCCATGTTCCGCGCCGGCGCCGTGCTCGGTGCGACGGGCATCGTGCTGACCAAGGACCGCTGCGCGAGCGTCAGCCCGGCGGTGGTTCGTGTCTCCTCAGGGGCCACGGAGCATCTGCCCTGCGCGCGCGTGACCAACCTGACGCGCGCCCTGGAGCGGCTCAAGGAGCTCGGCGTTTGGGTCGCGGGGACGGTCGAGCGCGGTGGGCAGGCGCCCGCCGACGTCGACCTGGCGGGGCCGCTCGCGCTCGTGCTCGGCAGCGAAGAGCGGGGGATGCGGCCTGGGGTGGCCAAGGCCTGCGACTATCGACTGACGATCCCGACGCCAGGAGCGATGGCCGCGCTGAACGTCGCCAGCGCGACCGCCATTCTGATCTACGAGGCTGCACGACAACGACGGCGCCAGAGCGCGGGCTAGCGGCCCGCCGACGCGGCGTAGGACGCTTGGTCAGCGAAGGGTACGGTTCCTTGCCCGCGCGCAGCGCGGTCGTTAGGCTTCACCCATGACGCAGCGCAGCGTGGGCGGTGGGGCTGGCCGCCCGCCGACGGATTTCGATCGCTTCGAGGGCGAGATCGAGCTCGATCAGAGCCGGCCGGCGCGCGTCGCGGGGGGCAACCCGCCGGTGAGGCCCTTGGCGTCCCCGGTCGCACCCGATCCCGTGGGCTCGCGACGGCCGACCGGCTCA
The Pseudomonadota bacterium DNA segment above includes these coding regions:
- the rlmB gene encoding 23S rRNA (guanosine(2251)-2'-O)-methyltransferase RlmB gives rise to the protein MSRLVYGVRPVGELLRRRASEIQSLWLAAERNAAAEPIQALRGVAEAQGLAPQIVPREQLDALCGGESHQGVAAIVCDFDYVDLEDLVPAGATPAPLIIAVDGVTDPQNLGAMFRAGAVLGATGIVLTKDRCASVSPAVVRVSSGATEHLPCARVTNLTRALERLKELGVWVAGTVERGGQAPADVDLAGPLALVLGSEERGMRPGVAKACDYRLTIPTPGAMAALNVASATAILIYEAARQRRRQSAG